The following are from one region of the Gloeomargarita lithophora Alchichica-D10 genome:
- a CDS encoding GNAT family N-acetyltransferase, translating into MEIRAEKPEDLEAIRRVNVTAFGRESEADLVDQLRGTASRFSFVAVESEQIVGHIFFSPVAIEGEWEDSLFILGLAPIAVLPAHQRKGIGSALIQHSLEECARLGCKVIVVLGHPTYYPRFGFIPAKEKGLVCEYPVPNEAFMVLELEKGALEGYTGTVKYRSEFNQLE; encoded by the coding sequence ATGGAAATTCGAGCTGAAAAACCAGAAGATTTAGAAGCGATTCGCAGGGTCAACGTTACAGCATTTGGGCGGGAAAGCGAGGCGGATTTAGTCGATCAGCTTCGAGGTACTGCATCTAGGTTTTCCTTCGTTGCGGTTGAGTCAGAGCAAATTGTTGGACATATTTTCTTTAGTCCAGTTGCAATCGAGGGGGAATGGGAAGATAGTTTATTCATTCTAGGGTTAGCACCAATAGCAGTGCTACCAGCACATCAGCGAAAAGGCATTGGGTCAGCCTTGATTCAGCATAGTTTAGAGGAGTGCGCTCGGTTGGGGTGCAAAGTTATTGTTGTGTTGGGTCATCCAACATACTATCCACGATTCGGGTTTATTCCAGCTAAGGAGAAGGGATTGGTATGTGAGTATCCAGTGCCAAATGAAGCGTTTATGGTGTTGGAGTTAGAAAAGGGCGCATTGGAGGGATATACTGGAACGGTAAAATATCGCTCAGAGTTCAACCAACTTGAGTAG
- a CDS encoding tetratricopeptide repeat protein, with protein sequence MGKPTWGWVLGLSIFAGALPGQAMVPYVLELRPEQLEAQGVDLAREVGVLSEVQALEGKRAIANARLATQLAPNRFEPWVILAQLYLRQDDLKLATTALQEAYKIAPDNPGILFTLGSLALRQDNYPQALRYLQTGLAIKPDNIEGLFNLGNTYLRLNQYPQAIAQYQKAIAQDKKFWPAINNIGLVNFETGDRESARRNWQASVAIDPKAAEPMLAIAVLSYTQGQKQKGIQMAEAALKIDRRYAKIPFLIENLWGAKLIAATKTLLAEPRLKPFLTD encoded by the coding sequence ATGGGTAAACCCACATGGGGATGGGTGCTGGGGTTGAGTATCTTCGCCGGGGCATTGCCCGGTCAGGCGATGGTGCCCTATGTATTGGAATTGCGCCCGGAGCAGTTGGAAGCCCAGGGGGTTGACCTGGCGCGCGAAGTGGGGGTATTGAGTGAAGTCCAAGCCCTGGAGGGGAAACGGGCGATTGCCAATGCGCGGCTGGCGACTCAACTGGCACCAAATCGTTTTGAACCCTGGGTGATTTTGGCGCAGTTGTACTTACGGCAAGATGACCTAAAACTGGCGACCACTGCCCTTCAAGAAGCCTACAAAATTGCCCCGGACAATCCAGGCATTTTATTTACCCTGGGTTCTCTGGCTCTGCGCCAGGATAATTATCCCCAGGCGTTACGTTATTTGCAGACGGGTTTGGCGATTAAACCGGACAATATTGAAGGCTTGTTTAATCTGGGCAATACCTACCTGAGATTGAATCAATACCCCCAGGCAATTGCCCAGTATCAAAAAGCGATTGCCCAGGATAAAAAGTTTTGGCCAGCGATTAATAATATCGGTTTGGTGAATTTTGAAACGGGGGATCGGGAATCGGCGCGGCGCAACTGGCAAGCCTCGGTGGCGATTGACCCCAAGGCCGCTGAACCCATGTTAGCCATTGCCGTTTTATCCTACACCCAGGGGCAAAAACAGAAGGGCATCCAGATGGCGGAAGCAGCCCTAAAAATTGACCGCCGTTATGCCAAAATTCCTTTTTTGATTGAAAATTTATGGGGGGCAAAACTAATTGCGGCGACAAAAACCCTCCTGGCGGAACCCCGTTTGAAACCATTTTTAACGGATTAA
- a CDS encoding cytochrome c biogenesis protein CcdA: MIDITGSLYGWEQWANQWVIQELEHLSPVSLGLVLTAGIVTSLNPCVLSLLPVTVACLGADQRGGWRQASWFTLGLASTLTGLGMGAALLGRVYGQWGSGLSLLVAGVAIWMGLVLLEVLPMPVWAVPSEQTWGTGGWRAYGLGVTFGLGASPCSTPVLASLLAWVASTGNVPLGFGLLLAYTLGYTLPVWVAGTFTATLGQWLRLRPISRWFPLLSGLILLGFGVYTLLGYLEVRLSFL, encoded by the coding sequence ATGATAGACATCACCGGTAGCCTTTATGGCTGGGAGCAGTGGGCGAACCAATGGGTTATCCAGGAGTTAGAGCATCTCAGTCCGGTGAGTTTGGGGCTAGTGCTGACCGCCGGGATTGTCACCAGTCTCAACCCCTGTGTGTTGTCCCTCCTGCCGGTGACGGTGGCCTGTTTGGGGGCGGATCAACGGGGGGGCTGGCGGCAAGCCAGTTGGTTCACCTTGGGGTTGGCGAGTACCTTGACCGGGTTGGGGATGGGGGCGGCGCTGTTGGGGCGGGTTTATGGTCAATGGGGCAGTGGTTTATCCCTCCTGGTGGCGGGGGTGGCGATCTGGATGGGGTTGGTGTTGTTGGAGGTTTTGCCCATGCCGGTTTGGGCAGTACCGAGTGAACAGACCTGGGGCACGGGGGGCTGGCGTGCCTATGGGTTGGGGGTGACTTTTGGCCTGGGAGCTTCCCCCTGTAGTACGCCGGTATTAGCCAGTTTACTCGCCTGGGTTGCCAGTACGGGCAATGTACCGCTGGGGTTTGGGTTGCTGTTGGCCTATACTTTGGGCTACACCCTGCCGGTGTGGGTGGCGGGGACATTTACCGCTACCCTGGGACAATGGTTGCGCCTGCGCCCGATTTCCCGCTGGTTTCCTCTTCTCAGTGGGCTGATTTTATTGGGGTTTGGGGTCTATACCCTATTGGGTTACTTGGAGGTCAGACTGTCGTTTTTATAG
- a CDS encoding alpha/beta hydrolase translates to MEAMSAESGVDVDRRTDAPGLSVIDPADPAAPMYQLLARLRRPVALRDLMLHPVRTGYAGQDLPDPSTVLPSWEHLYPDVVVDELRVGSLAGSIRCRTYRPSQSAVGLPVLVYCHGGGFMVGSAEDTDYITRRLCAEAGVLVASVNYRLAPEWPFPAGIDDCLAVYGWVRQRAEELGGDRFRVGVAGDSSGASFAAGLPLRAKDAGLPVPSVSLQFAPVPDMRFEQYPSFEQLAPTGMVFDAAFLGFARGAYCRYSQWDHPHISPARAHLAGYPPTCIVVGTHDSLIDSCCAFAESIRSAGGIAELHAPLGMPHGFYFWPGVFPVEEAAAYATVAQFLQRHLVGNATSL, encoded by the coding sequence ATGGAAGCAATGTCGGCAGAATCGGGCGTTGACGTTGACCGCCGGACGGATGCGCCTGGGTTGAGCGTGATCGATCCGGCTGACCCCGCCGCCCCGATGTATCAATTGTTGGCTCGACTCCGCCGACCGGTCGCATTGCGTGACCTCATGTTGCACCCGGTTCGTACGGGTTATGCGGGTCAGGACTTGCCCGACCCAAGTACGGTATTGCCGTCCTGGGAACATTTGTACCCGGATGTGGTAGTTGATGAGTTGCGGGTGGGGTCGCTGGCTGGTTCGATCCGCTGTCGAACCTATCGGCCAAGTCAATCTGCGGTCGGCCTCCCGGTGCTGGTCTATTGTCACGGGGGTGGCTTCATGGTTGGCTCGGCGGAAGACACTGATTATATAACCCGCCGTTTGTGTGCTGAAGCCGGGGTTTTGGTGGCGAGTGTCAACTATCGGCTGGCACCGGAGTGGCCGTTTCCGGCTGGGATCGATGATTGTCTCGCTGTTTATGGTTGGGTACGGCAACGGGCGGAAGAGTTGGGGGGTGACCGGTTCCGGGTGGGGGTCGCTGGTGATTCTTCGGGAGCGTCGTTTGCCGCTGGCTTGCCGTTGCGAGCCAAAGATGCAGGGCTACCGGTTCCGAGTGTGAGTCTTCAGTTTGCGCCGGTTCCAGATATGCGGTTTGAACAGTACCCATCGTTCGAGCAGTTGGCTCCGACGGGTATGGTTTTCGATGCCGCCTTTTTGGGCTTTGCCCGTGGGGCGTATTGCCGCTACTCGCAATGGGATCATCCGCACATTAGTCCCGCCCGTGCTCATTTGGCTGGCTACCCGCCGACTTGCATTGTTGTCGGCACCCATGACTCATTAATTGATAGTTGTTGTGCGTTTGCTGAGTCGATCCGCTCTGCGGGTGGCATTGCCGAGTTGCATGCGCCCTTGGGAATGCCCCATGGCTTCTATTTTTGGCCTGGTGTCTTCCCCGTTGAGGAAGCCGCCGCCTATGCCACCGTTGCCCAATTTCTTCAACGCCATCTGGTCGGTAACGCTACATCTCTATAG
- the carA gene encoding glutamine-hydrolyzing carbamoyl-phosphate synthase small subunit, which translates to MALNPAPPALLVLADGTALRGYRYGAQGTTVGEVVFNTGMTGYQEVLTDPSYCGQMVLFTYPELGNTGVNSEDGESPRVQVQGVIVRHGCRQPSNWRAQESLADYLERWRVVGISGVDTRLLTRRLREQGAMNGAISTEILDPQELLERVAQAPSMAGLNLVPRVSTAQVYEWHTPTPKQWEFAAVCPQPDPLVVVAIDFGIKHNILRRLASYGCRVVVVPASTPAADILAYDPDGIFLSNGPGDPAAVTEGIATAQALVKTGRPLFGICLGHQILGLALGSQTFKLKFGHHGLNHPAGLGNQVAISSQNHGFALDRDTLAPELQITDWNLNDQTVAGLRHQELPIFSVQYHPEASPGPHDADNLFAQFVAQMEHYRQIQRG; encoded by the coding sequence ATGGCTTTGAACCCGGCTCCCCCGGCCTTACTGGTTTTAGCGGATGGGACAGCCCTGCGGGGGTATCGTTATGGGGCGCAGGGCACAACCGTGGGCGAGGTGGTGTTCAATACGGGCATGACCGGTTACCAAGAAGTTCTGACTGACCCAAGTTACTGCGGCCAGATGGTTTTATTCACCTACCCGGAGTTGGGCAATACGGGGGTCAACTCGGAGGATGGGGAATCCCCACGGGTGCAGGTGCAGGGGGTGATTGTCCGGCATGGGTGTCGCCAACCCAGTAATTGGCGGGCGCAGGAGTCTTTAGCCGACTACCTAGAACGGTGGCGGGTGGTGGGGATTAGCGGCGTGGATACCCGGTTGTTGACCCGGCGGTTGCGGGAGCAGGGAGCCATGAATGGAGCCATTTCCACGGAAATTCTCGACCCCCAGGAGCTTTTAGAACGGGTGGCTCAAGCCCCCAGCATGGCAGGGTTAAACCTGGTACCCCGGGTGAGTACCGCCCAGGTCTATGAATGGCACACCCCAACCCCAAAGCAATGGGAATTTGCCGCAGTCTGTCCCCAACCCGACCCTTTGGTGGTGGTGGCGATTGACTTTGGGATTAAGCACAATATATTACGGCGGCTCGCCAGCTATGGATGCCGGGTGGTGGTGGTGCCAGCGAGTACCCCGGCGGCGGACATTCTCGCCTACGACCCGGATGGCATTTTCCTCTCCAATGGTCCGGGAGACCCCGCCGCTGTCACCGAGGGAATTGCGACGGCGCAGGCGTTGGTCAAAACCGGGCGGCCTTTATTTGGCATTTGTCTGGGGCATCAAATCCTGGGGTTGGCGTTGGGCAGTCAGACGTTTAAGCTCAAGTTTGGGCATCACGGCTTGAACCACCCGGCGGGTTTGGGCAATCAGGTGGCGATTAGTAGTCAAAATCATGGTTTTGCCCTGGATAGGGATACTTTGGCACCGGAATTACAAATTACGGACTGGAACCTGAATGACCAAACGGTGGCCGGTTTACGCCATCAGGAATTACCCATTTTTTCGGTGCAATATCATCCGGAAGCCAGCCCTGGCCCCCACGATGCGGATAATTTGTTTGCCCAATTTGTTGCCCAAATGGAACATTACCGCCAAATACAACGGGGTTGA
- a CDS encoding DNA adenine methylase: MQQLLLFDKFDINVPTEGIKYTGSKLKLIPYILRLIQELDVRTVLDGFSGTTRVSQALAKSGYQVICNDIAVWSEVFGTCYLMNQKKRENYQELIDHLNSIPPIDGWFTEFYGGHPNDGCAIQKDGLKKPWQIHNTRKLDGIRQEIETLNLNQQDKSVVLTSLILALDQVDNTLGHFASYLRNWSPRSYHHLVMRVPSLLITSQPHRVMRQNVFDLLSNISVDLAYFDPPYGSNNEKMPPSRVRYASYYHLWTSVCLFDQPQLFGKVNRRSDTSDRMAASIFEEFRQDDQGRYIAVNAIEKMLKEVKSRWVILSYSSGGRATAEELHRVIQQNGTLLQVLEIDYQSNVMAGMKWTNEWLRDVSQSNRELLFLIEK, encoded by the coding sequence ATGCAACAACTTTTATTGTTTGACAAATTTGATATTAATGTACCAACGGAAGGAATTAAATATACGGGTTCTAAATTAAAACTAATTCCCTATATTCTCCGTCTGATCCAAGAGCTTGATGTCAGAACAGTTCTGGATGGTTTTTCAGGGACAACTAGAGTTTCCCAGGCTCTAGCCAAATCCGGTTATCAGGTGATCTGCAACGATATTGCCGTTTGGTCTGAAGTTTTTGGTACTTGTTATTTAATGAATCAAAAAAAAAGAGAAAATTATCAAGAGTTAATTGATCATCTTAACTCCATACCACCAATAGATGGATGGTTCACAGAATTTTATGGAGGTCATCCCAACGATGGATGTGCTATTCAAAAAGATGGTCTAAAAAAACCTTGGCAAATTCATAATACGCGCAAACTCGATGGAATTCGCCAAGAAATTGAAACATTAAATCTAAATCAACAAGATAAGTCTGTAGTACTGACAAGTTTAATTTTAGCCCTTGATCAAGTAGATAATACTTTGGGTCATTTTGCTTCCTATCTTAGGAACTGGTCTCCCCGGTCTTATCATCATCTGGTTATGAGAGTACCTTCGTTATTGATTACATCCCAACCCCATCGGGTTATGCGTCAAAATGTGTTTGATCTTTTATCAAATATCTCTGTTGATTTGGCTTATTTTGACCCCCCCTATGGCTCGAATAATGAGAAAATGCCTCCATCTCGGGTGCGTTATGCTTCCTATTATCATCTCTGGACCAGCGTATGTCTATTTGATCAACCGCAATTGTTTGGTAAGGTAAATCGCCGCTCGGACACCTCCGACCGGATGGCCGCATCTATCTTTGAAGAATTTCGACAGGATGACCAAGGCAGGTATATCGCAGTTAATGCCATTGAAAAGATGCTCAAAGAAGTAAAATCCCGCTGGGTGATTTTATCCTATAGTTCCGGGGGAAGAGCAACCGCAGAAGAATTACATCGGGTGATTCAACAAAATGGCACCTTACTGCAAGTTTTAGAAATTGATTATCAAAGTAACGTGATGGCCGGAATGAAATGGACAAATGAATGGCTCCGAGATGTCTCCCAATCAAACCGTGAACTTTTATTTTTGATCGAAAAATAA
- a CDS encoding indolepyruvate ferredoxin oxidoreductase subunit alpha, with the protein MAHTIVTDVCEGVADCVAACPVACIHPGSGKNSKGTEWYWIDFGICIDCGICLQVCPVAEAIVPEERPELQQTP; encoded by the coding sequence ATGGCGCATACGATTGTGACCGATGTTTGTGAAGGGGTCGCAGATTGCGTGGCGGCTTGCCCCGTCGCCTGCATTCACCCCGGCTCTGGTAAAAATAGTAAAGGTACCGAGTGGTATTGGATTGATTTTGGCATTTGCATTGACTGTGGTATCTGTTTACAAGTGTGTCCCGTGGCGGAAGCAATTGTGCCCGAAGAACGCCCAGAATTGCAACAAACCCCCTAA
- a CDS encoding serine hydrolase: protein MDFYQPHATLAGWGETLVQTICSDHNLAPEELGITWLVYGGGVRVNTGGALDPQTFWQQRPWGWSHRGEVNVYPASLVKLFYLVAVHEWLERAMIPPEPEIDRALTDMIQDSSNDATGYVMDVLTGTTSGPDLAPGPFSTWQYQRNLVNRYFQSWQWPEFGGINLNQKTWCDGPYGRERAFLGSHRENHNRLNPLAVARLFHAILGGIAVSARRSQQMLDLCRRSLVPADYHHNPENQVQGFLGEGLPAGGKFWSKAGHTSQVRHDCAYVEWGDQQAYLLVVFTVGAAQSRNAKLLPDLSRWVYERLNQEPLS from the coding sequence ATGGATTTTTATCAACCCCATGCCACCCTCGCCGGCTGGGGGGAAACCCTTGTTCAGACCATCTGCTCTGACCACAACCTTGCCCCGGAAGAACTGGGCATCACCTGGCTGGTTTATGGGGGCGGGGTGCGGGTGAATACCGGCGGTGCCCTTGACCCCCAGACTTTTTGGCAACAACGTCCCTGGGGTTGGAGTCATCGGGGCGAGGTGAATGTTTATCCCGCCAGTTTGGTGAAATTGTTTTATCTGGTGGCGGTTCACGAATGGCTGGAACGGGCTATGATCCCGCCTGAGCCGGAGATTGACCGGGCTTTGACCGACATGATCCAAGATTCCAGCAATGATGCCACCGGTTATGTGATGGATGTCCTCACCGGCACCACCAGCGGCCCAGATTTAGCCCCAGGCCCATTCAGTACCTGGCAGTACCAGCGTAACTTGGTGAATCGCTATTTTCAGTCCTGGCAATGGCCGGAATTTGGGGGCATCAACCTCAACCAAAAAACCTGGTGTGACGGCCCCTACGGTCGAGAACGGGCATTTTTAGGTTCCCATCGGGAAAATCATAACCGCTTAAATCCCCTTGCGGTCGCCCGCCTATTCCATGCCATTTTGGGCGGTATTGCCGTGTCTGCTCGCCGTTCCCAGCAAATGCTAGACCTGTGCCGCCGTTCCCTCGTGCCCGCCGACTATCACCACAACCCGGAAAATCAGGTGCAGGGTTTTTTGGGAGAGGGGTTACCCGCCGGGGGCAAATTTTGGTCAAAAGCCGGTCATACCAGTCAAGTGCGCCATGACTGCGCCTACGTGGAATGGGGTGACCAGCAAGCCTATTTACTGGTGGTATTTACGGTGGGAGCGGCGCAAAGTCGTAATGCTAAATTACTGCCTGATCTCAGCCGGTGGGTGTATGAACGATTAAACCAGGAACCCCTGTCCTAA
- the dnaG gene encoding DNA primase gives METPRLHPDTIEQVRQKVDIVDVVSTRVVLRHQGKGLVGLCPFHEDKKPSFHVSPQKQLYHCFSCGVGGDGIKFLMELGKTSFNEVVLDLAHRYQVPIQTLEPAQQEQYQKQLSRRQQLYEILAVTEHFYEYALGQKNNQMVRDYLTQKRQLTPETIKTFHLGYAPHGWQTLYSYLVEHKGFPAPLVAEAGLIVSRDNGGYYDRFRNRLMIPIRDSQGRMIGFGGRSLDGEEPKYLNSPETPLFNKSQTLFALDQAKEAITRQDQVLVVEGYFDAIALHQAGLTHSVAVLGTALNADQVRMLLRYTESKRVILNFDADKAGQKAVERVIGEVKNLAYQGEMSLHVLYLPAGKDAADYLQQHSANDYQTLVQCAPLWLDWQINRILLQRDNQRPDEFQLVVKQLAALLRQIPNPALRLRYISLAVNDLSKGNSRLVLQLEAYLNRLLRWSDDHPHRSPPLAPITSTNLLEAAEAQLLRIYLHLPPFRQRVVDALDEWDLVFCSSNHRWLWQQIREMEQRVAQSGGVPHTLDLILVLQRLHQSAPAEMRQVQGLCQLDEVTELELCQPNLVIQSAVATMARVICEKNCKHLLSLWQERSMLLTQTPEHDQRQALLVELQRLQDSIHTEKNYLENLDRQRCLHPGRTYSLETTSTEDEIDELILEDVIITGGYEDV, from the coding sequence ATGGAAACACCCCGGTTGCACCCGGACACGATTGAACAGGTGCGGCAGAAAGTTGACATTGTGGATGTGGTTTCCACCCGGGTGGTGTTGCGGCACCAGGGCAAGGGGCTGGTGGGTCTGTGTCCCTTCCACGAGGATAAAAAACCCAGCTTTCATGTCAGTCCCCAAAAACAGTTGTACCACTGCTTCAGTTGTGGGGTGGGGGGGGACGGGATTAAGTTTCTCATGGAGTTGGGCAAAACCTCGTTTAATGAGGTGGTTTTAGACTTAGCCCACCGCTACCAAGTCCCGATTCAAACCCTAGAACCCGCCCAACAGGAACAATACCAAAAACAACTTTCCCGCCGCCAACAACTCTACGAAATTTTAGCAGTGACCGAGCATTTTTACGAATACGCCCTGGGACAAAAAAACAATCAAATGGTGCGGGATTACCTGACCCAAAAACGTCAGCTAACCCCAGAGACAATTAAGACCTTTCATCTGGGTTATGCGCCCCACGGTTGGCAAACCCTCTACAGTTATCTAGTCGAACATAAGGGGTTTCCCGCCCCCTTGGTGGCCGAGGCGGGGTTGATTGTCAGTCGGGACAATGGCGGTTATTATGACCGCTTTCGCAACCGATTGATGATCCCCATTCGAGATAGTCAAGGCCGGATGATTGGCTTTGGGGGACGCAGTTTGGATGGGGAAGAACCCAAATACTTGAACTCCCCGGAAACCCCTTTATTTAACAAAAGTCAAACCCTGTTTGCCCTGGATCAGGCGAAAGAAGCCATCACCCGCCAGGATCAGGTGTTGGTGGTGGAGGGGTATTTCGATGCCATCGCCCTGCACCAAGCGGGTTTGACCCATAGCGTGGCCGTGCTAGGTACTGCCCTCAATGCCGACCAGGTGCGTATGCTGTTGCGCTATACGGAATCGAAGCGGGTGATTTTGAATTTTGATGCGGACAAGGCGGGACAAAAGGCGGTGGAGCGGGTGATCGGTGAGGTAAAAAATCTGGCCTACCAGGGAGAAATGTCATTACATGTGCTGTATCTTCCGGCGGGGAAAGATGCCGCCGATTATCTGCAACAGCACAGCGCCAATGATTATCAAACCCTGGTGCAGTGCGCTCCCCTGTGGTTGGACTGGCAGATCAACCGGATTTTGCTCCAACGGGACAACCAACGCCCGGATGAATTTCAGTTAGTCGTGAAACAACTGGCCGCCCTCCTGCGGCAAATTCCCAACCCCGCCCTGCGCCTGCGTTATATCAGTCTGGCGGTGAATGACCTGAGCAAAGGCAATTCCCGCTTGGTATTGCAACTGGAAGCCTACCTAAATCGCCTTCTGCGCTGGAGTGACGACCACCCCCACCGTTCGCCTCCCCTTGCCCCCATTACCAGCACCAACCTGCTGGAGGCCGCCGAAGCCCAGTTATTACGCATCTACCTGCATTTGCCGCCCTTTCGCCAGCGGGTGGTGGATGCCCTGGATGAGTGGGATTTGGTCTTTTGTAGCAGTAACCATCGGTGGCTGTGGCAACAGATTCGGGAGATGGAGCAACGGGTTGCCCAGAGCGGCGGCGTACCCCACACCCTGGATTTAATTTTGGTTCTGCAACGGCTCCACCAGTCCGCCCCGGCAGAAATGCGCCAGGTGCAGGGGTTATGCCAGTTGGACGAGGTAACGGAATTGGAACTATGCCAGCCCAACTTGGTCATTCAATCGGCGGTGGCGACGATGGCGCGGGTAATTTGTGAAAAAAACTGCAAACACCTGCTCTCCCTCTGGCAAGAACGCAGTATGTTACTCACCCAAACCCCAGAACATGACCAACGCCAAGCCCTCCTGGTCGAACTCCAACGCCTGCAAGATTCCATTCACACGGAAAAAAATTACCTGGAAAACCTGGATCGCCAACGCTGTTTGCACCCTGGCCGCACCTATTCCTTGGAAACGACATCAACAGAGGATGAAATAGATGAGCTAATTCTCGAAGATGTGATAATTACGGGTGGATATGAGGATGTATAG
- a CDS encoding DUF2752 domain-containing protein, with amino-acid sequence MIRSATLTRPERRHRWLILGVFLSPLLGATLYNQGLHIPGLICPLYHFTGVPCPSCGLTRSFMAMARGDVLRAVQFHAFGPLLYGVFLLLGLHIMWELILNRAITIPYWRWLERQRVHWGILGLFLGYYLLRLTTWYQRGELPGRVVW; translated from the coding sequence ATGATTCGCAGTGCCACTTTAACCCGCCCGGAACGCCGTCATCGTTGGTTGATTTTGGGGGTGTTTTTATCGCCCCTCCTGGGGGCAACGCTGTACAACCAGGGATTACATATTCCGGGGTTGATTTGCCCGCTCTACCATTTCACCGGCGTTCCCTGTCCGAGTTGTGGCCTCACCCGTTCGTTTATGGCTATGGCACGGGGGGATGTGTTGCGAGCGGTACAATTTCATGCCTTTGGCCCGCTGTTGTATGGGGTATTTTTGCTATTGGGGCTACATATTATGTGGGAATTAATCCTGAATCGGGCGATTACCATTCCCTACTGGCGGTGGTTAGAACGCCAGCGGGTGCATTGGGGTATTTTGGGCTTATTTTTAGGGTATTATCTTCTGCGGCTAACCACTTGGTACCAACGGGGGGAATTGCCGGGGCGGGTGGTATGGTGA
- the pheS gene encoding phenylalanine--tRNA ligase subunit alpha, protein MAAQTFADLAQALQDLENNGLAAIAEAASPAVLEQLRVDYLGKKGGLSQVLRGMGQLPPAERPQVGALANQVKDRLQEALGQRVAQVQAQALETRLQVETLDVTMPGLGHAPGHSHPLQQTLQRVLDIFVGLGYQVVQGPEVETDYYNFAALNFLPDHPARDMQDTYYLPDGRLLRTHTSTVQIRYMETHQPPLRIVVPGRVYRRDTVDATHSAMFHQVEILAVERGLTFTDLQGTLVAFIQALFGEVPVRFRASYFPFTEPSAEVDLQWRGRWLEVLGCGLVDPNVLQAVGYDPEQYTGFAAGLGIERLAMICHEIDDIRRFYTSDLRFLTQF, encoded by the coding sequence ATGGCGGCACAAACGTTTGCGGATTTGGCGCAGGCATTACAGGACTTGGAAAACAATGGGCTGGCGGCGATTGCTGAGGCGGCATCCCCGGCGGTTTTGGAGCAACTGCGGGTGGATTATCTGGGCAAAAAGGGGGGATTATCCCAGGTTTTGCGGGGGATGGGACAGTTGCCCCCGGCGGAGCGGCCTCAGGTGGGGGCGTTGGCGAACCAGGTGAAAGACCGGTTGCAGGAGGCTTTAGGGCAACGGGTGGCGCAGGTGCAGGCGCAAGCCCTGGAAACTCGCTTGCAGGTGGAAACCCTGGATGTGACCATGCCGGGGTTGGGTCATGCGCCCGGTCACAGTCATCCCCTGCAACAAACCCTGCAACGGGTGTTGGATATTTTTGTGGGGCTGGGGTATCAGGTGGTGCAGGGGCCGGAGGTGGAAACGGATTATTACAATTTTGCCGCCTTAAATTTCCTACCCGACCACCCGGCCAGGGATATGCAGGATACCTACTACCTCCCGGATGGACGGCTATTGCGTACCCATACATCAACGGTACAAATTCGGTACATGGAAACCCACCAGCCCCCCCTGCGGATTGTGGTGCCGGGGCGGGTTTATCGGCGGGATACGGTGGATGCCACCCACTCGGCCATGTTTCATCAGGTGGAAATTTTGGCGGTGGAGCGGGGATTGACCTTTACGGATTTGCAAGGAACCTTGGTGGCCTTTATCCAGGCGTTGTTTGGGGAGGTGCCGGTGCGGTTTCGGGCGAGTTATTTCCCCTTTACGGAACCGTCGGCGGAGGTGGATTTGCAGTGGCGGGGGCGGTGGTTGGAGGTGTTGGGCTGTGGTCTGGTTGACCCGAATGTACTGCAAGCGGTGGGTTATGACCCGGAGCAATATACGGGTTTTGCGGCGGGGTTGGGGATTGAACGGCTGGCGATGATTTGCCATGAAATTGATGATATTCGCCGCTTTTATACCAGCGATTTACGGTTTTTGACCCAGTTTTGA